A region from the Streptomyces lydicus genome encodes:
- a CDS encoding DUF2752 domain-containing protein, whose amino-acid sequence MSTGTSQSPAEPAGPGPASVRARTVRQASIALGAGAAAAVYLWHTDPHQPGQLLIPCPFKWATGLLCPACGGTRMAYDLMHGDVVRAFHDNAVLLTLAGPAVAYAVGRWLVAGIGGRVYRPRLRARGNAVVLGIAAVWMVARNLVG is encoded by the coding sequence GTGAGCACCGGCACATCGCAGAGCCCTGCCGAGCCCGCGGGCCCCGGCCCGGCATCGGTCCGGGCGCGTACCGTCCGCCAGGCGTCGATCGCCCTCGGTGCCGGAGCGGCGGCCGCCGTCTATCTCTGGCACACCGATCCGCACCAACCGGGGCAACTGCTGATCCCCTGTCCGTTCAAATGGGCCACCGGGCTGCTGTGCCCGGCGTGCGGCGGGACACGGATGGCGTACGACCTGATGCACGGCGATGTCGTGCGGGCCTTCCATGACAACGCCGTGCTGCTCACCCTGGCCGGCCCGGCCGTGGCGTACGCCGTCGGGCGCTGGCTGGTGGCCGGGATCGGCGGGCGGGTCTACCGGCCACGCCTCCGGGCCCGCGGCAACGCCGTGGTGCTCGGCATTGCCGCGGTCTGGATGGTCGCCCGCAACCTTGTCGGTTAG
- a CDS encoding DUF7059 domain-containing protein, with the protein MVDVSTHLPTADVQDPESNARTARLREALLASDFTADGLLELLGGPAYAALARSETVPALRATRGDSPLETLVRLFLLQRPVELRRAQAALPVADCLADGWLVQDGDELRASVDVRPYGGPEGQDWWIVSDLGCAVGGAGGIRGAGEADRSQLVLGVGGASTTLAGITVRRPVAKALDLGTGSGIQALHAAQHATRVTGTDLNPRALRIAALTLALSGAEPAELREGSLFEPVGDETYDLIVSNPPFVISPGARLTYRDGGMGGDDLCRTLVQQSAAHLNDGGYCQLLANWQHVAGEEWHDRLRSWVPAGCDAWIVQREVQDITQYAELWLRDAGDHRAGDEAYAARYDAWLDEFEARKTKAIGFGWITLRKSGSDSPSITVEEWPHPVEQPLGESVVRHFDRQDYLRATDDAALLAGHFRLADEVVQEQVGLPGAEDPEHVVLRQNRGMRRATKVDTVGAGFAGVCDGSLPAGRILDAIAQLVGEDPVLLRDRTPASIRTLVEQGFLEPVAAGG; encoded by the coding sequence ATGGTGGATGTGAGTACGCACCTCCCCACCGCCGATGTCCAGGACCCCGAGAGCAACGCCCGCACCGCCCGGCTGCGCGAGGCGTTGCTGGCCTCCGACTTCACCGCCGACGGGCTGCTGGAGCTGCTCGGCGGGCCGGCCTATGCCGCGCTGGCGCGCAGCGAGACCGTCCCCGCCCTGCGGGCGACGCGCGGCGACAGCCCGTTGGAGACCCTGGTGCGGCTGTTCCTGCTGCAGCGCCCGGTGGAGCTGCGGCGCGCGCAGGCCGCGCTGCCGGTCGCGGACTGCCTCGCCGACGGCTGGCTGGTGCAGGACGGCGACGAGCTGCGCGCCAGTGTGGACGTGCGCCCCTATGGCGGCCCCGAGGGGCAGGACTGGTGGATCGTCTCCGACCTGGGCTGTGCGGTCGGTGGCGCCGGCGGCATCCGGGGCGCCGGGGAAGCGGACCGCTCACAGCTGGTGCTTGGTGTCGGCGGCGCCTCCACGACCCTCGCGGGGATCACGGTGCGCAGGCCGGTCGCCAAGGCGCTCGATCTCGGCACGGGCTCCGGTATCCAGGCGCTGCACGCCGCTCAGCACGCCACCCGCGTCACGGGCACCGACCTCAACCCCCGGGCGCTGCGGATCGCCGCGCTGACCCTGGCGCTCTCCGGGGCTGAGCCGGCGGAGCTGCGGGAGGGCTCGCTGTTCGAGCCCGTGGGCGACGAGACGTACGACCTGATCGTGTCCAACCCGCCGTTCGTGATCTCGCCGGGCGCCCGGCTCACCTACCGCGACGGCGGCATGGGCGGCGACGACCTGTGCCGGACGCTCGTCCAGCAGTCCGCCGCGCATCTCAACGACGGCGGGTACTGCCAGCTGCTGGCCAACTGGCAGCATGTGGCGGGCGAGGAGTGGCACGACCGGCTGCGCTCCTGGGTGCCGGCCGGCTGCGACGCCTGGATCGTGCAGCGCGAGGTGCAGGACATCACCCAGTACGCCGAACTGTGGCTGCGTGACGCGGGCGACCACCGCGCCGGGGACGAGGCGTACGCCGCGCGGTACGACGCCTGGCTCGACGAGTTCGAGGCACGCAAGACCAAGGCCATCGGCTTCGGCTGGATCACGCTGCGCAAGTCCGGGTCGGATTCCCCGTCCATCACGGTCGAGGAATGGCCGCATCCGGTGGAACAGCCGCTGGGGGAGTCGGTCGTACGGCACTTCGACCGCCAGGACTATCTGCGGGCCACGGACGATGCGGCGCTGCTCGCCGGCCACTTCCGGCTCGCCGACGAGGTGGTGCAGGAGCAGGTCGGGCTGCCCGGGGCGGAGGACCCGGAGCATGTGGTGCTGCGTCAGAACCGCGGTATGCGGCGGGCGACGAAGGTGGACACGGTCGGCGCGGGCTTCGCCGGGGTGTGTGACGGTTCCCTCCCGGCCGGGCGGATTCTGGACGCCATCGCCCAACTCGTCGGCGAGGATCCGGTTCTGCTGCGGGACCGTACGCCGGCCTCGATCCGGACGCTGGTCGAGCAGGGGTTCCTGGAGCCGGTGGCCGCGGGCGGCTGA
- a CDS encoding small secreted protein, translating to MNKKLVAALSGGAALVLALTGCSDDSNKKLNDWAKSFCDPAQAQFKKIQDANGAMQTADNGSTDSKKVQQTDSAAFQKISQAYASLATSLEKAGPPPTDQGKQAQQNAVKELNSLSKGYADLQKQVNKLDTSDKLKFADGLRNLSSGINKLNKQSEAAFKNLESGEVGTAMAAQKGCQNPAASGSPAPTQSKKS from the coding sequence GTGAACAAGAAGCTTGTGGCTGCACTGTCCGGCGGTGCGGCACTGGTGCTCGCGCTGACCGGCTGCAGCGACGACAGCAACAAGAAGCTCAATGACTGGGCGAAGAGTTTCTGCGACCCTGCGCAGGCTCAGTTCAAGAAGATCCAGGACGCCAACGGCGCCATGCAGACGGCCGACAACGGCAGCACCGACTCCAAGAAGGTCCAGCAGACCGACTCGGCGGCCTTCCAGAAGATTTCCCAGGCCTACGCCTCGCTGGCCACGTCTCTGGAGAAGGCCGGGCCGCCGCCCACCGATCAGGGCAAGCAGGCACAACAGAACGCCGTCAAGGAGCTCAACTCGCTCTCCAAGGGCTATGCGGACCTCCAGAAGCAGGTCAACAAGCTCGACACCTCGGACAAGCTGAAGTTCGCGGACGGCCTGCGCAACCTCTCCAGCGGCATCAACAAGCTGAACAAGCAGAGCGAGGCGGCCTTCAAGAACCTGGAGTCCGGCGAGGTCGGCACGGCGATGGCCGCCCAGAAGGGCTGCCAGAACCCGGCCGCGTCCGGCTCCCCGGCACCCACGCAGTCCAAGAAGTCCTAG
- a CDS encoding sodium-translocating pyrophosphatase: MAGPYTPQLLDTPTFLAGPSLTAGNRGIVLVIAVVALAALAVAAVLVRQVLAAGEGTDSMKKIAAAVQEGANAYLARQLRTLGVFAVVVFFLLMLLPADNWTQRAGRSAFFLIGAGFSAATGYIGMWLAVRSNVRVAAAAREATPAEGDTKKKDLTAVSHKAMKIAFRTGGVVGMFTVGLGLLGASCVVLVYAVDAPKVLEGFGLGAALIAMFMRVGGGIFTKAADVGADLVGKVEQGIPEDDPRNAATIADNVGDNVGDCAGMAADLFESYAVTLVAALILGMAAFGDAGLAFPLLVPAIGVLTAMIGIFVVAPRRSDRSGMTAINRGFFISAGISLVLVAVAVFTYLPSRYQDLTGVTDTEVLGRSGDPRMLALVAVAIGIVLAGLIQQLTGYFTETSRRPVRDIGKTSLTGPATVVLSGISIGLESAVYSAVLIGLAVYGAYLLGGASIILALFAVALAGTGLLTTVGVIVAMDTFGPVSDNAQGIAEMSGDVTGDGAQVLTDLDAVGNTTKAITKGIAIATAVLAAAALFGSYRDAIATAVRDIGNAASGMGLSLDISQPNNLVGLILGASVVFLFSGLAINAVSRSAGAVVFEVRRQFRERPGIMDYTEQPEYGRVVDICTKDALRELATPGLLAVLTPIAVGFSLGVGALGSFLAGAIGTGTLMAVFLANSGGAWDNAKKLVEDGHHGGKGSEAHAATVIGDTVGDPFKDTAGPAINPLLKVMNLVALLIAPAVVKFSYGQDKSMGVRIVVSVLALAVIVGAVYVSKRRGIAVGDEDNSEDPESIAKSAETAVAS, encoded by the coding sequence ATGGCGGGGCCTTACACCCCTCAGTTGCTTGACACCCCCACTTTTCTGGCCGGGCCCTCGCTCACGGCGGGCAACCGCGGCATCGTGCTGGTGATCGCCGTGGTCGCCCTGGCGGCGCTGGCTGTCGCGGCGGTGCTGGTCCGCCAAGTGCTCGCGGCCGGTGAGGGAACCGACAGTATGAAGAAGATCGCGGCGGCCGTGCAGGAAGGCGCAAATGCCTACCTGGCACGGCAGTTGCGGACTCTCGGCGTATTTGCCGTCGTGGTGTTCTTCCTGCTCATGCTGCTGCCCGCGGACAATTGGACGCAGCGCGCCGGACGCAGCGCCTTCTTCTTGATCGGCGCGGGATTCTCGGCGGCCACCGGCTATATCGGGATGTGGCTCGCCGTGCGCAGCAATGTGCGCGTCGCCGCGGCCGCGCGGGAAGCCACTCCGGCCGAGGGCGACACCAAGAAAAAGGATCTTACGGCGGTCTCCCACAAGGCGATGAAGATCGCATTCCGCACCGGTGGCGTCGTCGGCATGTTCACCGTGGGGCTGGGCCTGCTCGGCGCGTCCTGCGTGGTGCTCGTGTATGCGGTCGACGCGCCCAAGGTGCTGGAGGGCTTCGGTCTCGGCGCCGCGCTGATCGCGATGTTCATGAGGGTCGGCGGCGGCATCTTCACCAAGGCCGCGGACGTCGGCGCCGACCTCGTCGGCAAGGTCGAGCAGGGCATCCCCGAGGACGACCCGCGCAACGCCGCGACCATTGCGGACAACGTGGGCGACAACGTCGGCGACTGCGCAGGTATGGCCGCCGACCTCTTCGAGTCGTACGCGGTGACCCTGGTCGCCGCCCTGATCCTGGGGATGGCCGCCTTCGGTGACGCCGGGCTGGCCTTCCCGCTGCTGGTCCCGGCCATCGGGGTGCTCACCGCGATGATCGGCATCTTCGTCGTCGCGCCCCGGCGCAGCGACCGCAGTGGCATGACGGCGATCAACCGCGGCTTCTTCATCTCCGCGGGCATCTCGCTGGTGCTGGTGGCCGTTGCCGTGTTCACCTACCTGCCGTCCCGCTACCAGGACCTGACCGGTGTCACCGACACCGAGGTGCTGGGCCGCAGCGGCGATCCGCGGATGCTGGCGCTGGTGGCGGTCGCCATCGGCATCGTGCTGGCGGGGCTGATCCAGCAGCTGACCGGCTACTTCACCGAGACCAGCCGGCGGCCCGTCCGGGACATCGGCAAGACCTCGCTGACCGGTCCGGCCACGGTCGTGCTCTCCGGTATCTCGATCGGCCTGGAGTCGGCGGTCTACTCGGCGGTGCTGATCGGCCTGGCCGTCTACGGGGCGTACCTGCTGGGCGGGGCCTCCATCATCCTGGCGCTGTTCGCGGTGGCGCTGGCCGGCACCGGTCTGCTGACCACCGTCGGCGTGATCGTGGCGATGGACACCTTCGGACCGGTCTCCGACAACGCGCAGGGCATCGCGGAGATGTCCGGGGACGTCACCGGTGACGGCGCGCAGGTGCTGACCGACCTGGACGCGGTCGGCAACACCACCAAGGCCATCACCAAGGGCATCGCCATCGCGACCGCCGTACTGGCCGCTGCCGCGCTCTTCGGCTCGTACCGGGACGCGATCGCCACCGCCGTACGCGACATCGGCAACGCCGCGAGCGGGATGGGGCTCAGCCTGGACATCTCGCAGCCCAACAACCTGGTCGGGCTGATCCTCGGCGCCTCGGTCGTCTTCCTGTTCTCCGGGCTGGCGATCAACGCGGTGTCGCGGTCGGCGGGAGCGGTGGTCTTCGAGGTGCGGCGGCAGTTCCGCGAGCGCCCCGGGATCATGGACTACACCGAGCAGCCCGAGTACGGGCGGGTCGTCGACATCTGCACCAAGGACGCGCTCCGTGAGCTGGCCACCCCCGGGCTGCTGGCCGTGCTCACCCCGATCGCGGTCGGCTTCTCGCTCGGCGTCGGCGCGCTCGGCTCGTTCCTGGCGGGTGCGATCGGCACCGGCACGCTGATGGCGGTCTTCCTCGCCAACTCCGGTGGCGCGTGGGACAACGCCAAGAAGCTCGTCGAGGACGGCCACCACGGCGGCAAGGGCAGCGAGGCGCATGCCGCGACGGTCATCGGCGACACCGTGGGTGACCCGTTCAAGGACACCGCGGGCCCGGCGATCAACCCGCTGCTGAAGGTCATGAACCTGGTGGCGCTGCTGATCGCGCCCGCTGTGGTGAAGTTCTCATACGGCCAGGACAAGAGCATGGGCGTGCGCATCGTGGTCTCCGTACTGGCGCTCGCCGTGATCGTCGGTGCGGTGTACGTCTCCAAGCGGCGCGGAATCGCCGTGGGTGACGAAGACAACTCCGAAGACCCGGAAAGCATCGCCAAGTCGGCCGAGACGGCGGTGGCGTCCTAG
- a CDS encoding ATP-binding protein, whose amino-acid sequence MATVELRFSALPEHVRTARLVAAAVARRAGVDEAVLDEVRLAVGEACSRAVGLHESHDIAEPVRVLLIEDEKKFSIEVGDGVSGDSGTAGARGGETGGAAESDAEGEDEMGLAVISGLVDDVEVTAGKDGGLIRMTWPTTTAVVVP is encoded by the coding sequence ATGGCCACCGTCGAACTTCGCTTCAGCGCCCTTCCCGAGCATGTCCGCACCGCGCGTCTGGTCGCGGCTGCCGTGGCACGGCGCGCCGGGGTGGACGAGGCCGTGCTGGACGAGGTGCGGCTCGCCGTCGGTGAGGCCTGCAGCCGGGCCGTGGGGCTGCACGAGAGCCATGACATCGCGGAGCCCGTCCGCGTCCTGCTGATCGAGGACGAGAAGAAGTTCTCGATCGAGGTCGGCGACGGCGTCTCCGGCGACTCCGGTACGGCCGGGGCGCGCGGCGGCGAGACCGGGGGCGCCGCGGAGAGCGACGCCGAGGGCGAGGACGAAATGGGCCTCGCGGTGATCAGCGGGCTCGTCGACGATGTCGAGGTGACCGCCGGCAAGGACGGCGGGCTGATCCGGATGACCTGGCCCACCACGACGGCCGTGGTGGTGCCGTAG
- the bldG gene encoding anti-sigma factor antagonist BldG, with translation MDLSLSTRTVGDRTVVEVGGEIDVYTAPKLREQLVELVNDGSYHLVVDMERVDFLDSTGLGVLVGGLKRVRAHEGSLRLVCNQERILKIFRITGLTKVFPIHTSVDEAVAATD, from the coding sequence GTGGACCTGTCCCTGTCGACCCGGACCGTTGGCGACCGTACGGTCGTCGAGGTCGGTGGCGAGATTGATGTATACACCGCGCCCAAGCTGCGGGAGCAGCTGGTCGAGCTTGTGAACGACGGAAGCTACCACCTCGTGGTGGACATGGAACGTGTCGACTTCCTCGACTCCACTGGGCTCGGCGTGCTGGTCGGCGGACTCAAGCGGGTGCGTGCCCATGAGGGCTCGCTGCGCCTGGTCTGCAACCAGGAGCGCATTCTCAAGATCTTCCGAATCACCGGACTGACCAAGGTGTTTCCCATTCACACCTCGGTCGACGAAGCCGTCGCAGCCACTGACTGA
- a CDS encoding DEAD/DEAH box helicase, translated as MASNPVPPDAGARPSPGMILERLARGATRAARITHTEHLPPRIGSHADWPQQIRPEVIDAIRSAGIDRPWAHQARTSEHALRGESVVVATGTASGKSLAYLAPVLSTLLDGSEAPNGRGATALYLAPTKALAADQRRAVRELAAPLGTAVRPAVYDGDTPVEEREWVRQYGNYVLTNPDMLHRGILPAHPRWSSFLRALRYVVIDECHSYRGVFGSHVAQVIRRLRRVCARYGSEPVFLLASATAAKPAEAATRLTGLPVVEITEDTSPRGELVFALWEPPLTELHGEQGAPVRRTATAETADLLTDLAVQGVRTVAFVRSRRGAELIALIAQERLAEVDRSLPGRVAAYRGGYLPEERRALERALHSGDLLGLAATTALELGVDVSGLDAVVIAGYPGTRASLWQQAGRAGRSGQGALAVLVARDDPLDTYLVHHPEALFDQPVESTVLDPDNPYVLAPHLCAAASELPLTEADFALFGPAAAGLMPQLEAANLLRRRARAWHWTRRERAADLTDIRGQGGSPVQVVEEGTGRLLGTVDAAAAHTAVHDGAVHLHQGRTYLVRHLDLADSVALVEEAHPPYSTTARDTTAIAVLETDTEIPWGDGRLCFGSVEVTHQVVSFLRRKLITGEVLGETKLDLPPRTLRTRAVWWTVTEDQLDAARVNPEQLGGALHAAEHASIGMLPLFATCDRWDIGGVSVPLHPDTLLPTVFVYDGHPGGAGFAERAFHTAADWLTATRDAIASCECEAGCPSCIQSPKCGNGNDPLHKRGAIRLLGELLRGVPEQA; from the coding sequence ATGGCCTCCAATCCCGTCCCGCCGGATGCGGGCGCACGCCCTTCCCCAGGCATGATTCTCGAACGTCTCGCCCGGGGCGCGACCCGCGCTGCGCGCATCACTCATACGGAGCACTTGCCCCCGCGCATCGGCAGCCATGCCGACTGGCCACAACAGATCCGGCCGGAAGTGATCGACGCCATCCGTTCGGCCGGAATCGATCGTCCCTGGGCCCACCAGGCACGGACATCCGAACACGCACTGCGCGGCGAGTCGGTCGTCGTCGCCACCGGCACCGCCTCGGGGAAGTCCCTGGCGTATCTCGCGCCGGTCCTCTCCACGCTCCTGGACGGCTCCGAGGCACCGAACGGAAGGGGCGCCACGGCCCTGTATCTGGCCCCCACGAAGGCGCTGGCGGCCGATCAGCGGCGTGCCGTACGCGAGCTGGCCGCCCCCCTGGGCACGGCCGTGCGACCCGCGGTCTACGACGGCGACACCCCCGTCGAGGAGCGCGAATGGGTCCGCCAGTACGGCAACTACGTCCTGACCAACCCCGACATGCTGCACCGCGGCATCCTGCCGGCCCACCCCCGCTGGTCCTCCTTCCTGCGCGCGCTGCGCTATGTCGTCATCGATGAATGCCACAGCTACCGCGGTGTCTTCGGCTCGCATGTCGCGCAGGTCATCCGCCGGCTGCGCCGCGTCTGTGCCCGGTACGGCTCCGAGCCGGTCTTTCTGCTCGCCTCCGCCACGGCCGCGAAGCCGGCCGAGGCCGCGACCCGGCTCACCGGCCTCCCCGTGGTGGAAATCACCGAGGACACCTCGCCGCGCGGCGAGTTGGTCTTCGCGCTGTGGGAGCCGCCGCTCACCGAACTCCATGGCGAGCAGGGCGCCCCGGTCCGCCGGACCGCCACCGCCGAGACCGCCGACCTGCTCACCGACCTCGCCGTCCAGGGCGTACGCACCGTCGCCTTCGTCCGCTCCCGGCGCGGCGCCGAGCTGATCGCGCTGATCGCCCAGGAACGGCTCGCGGAGGTGGACCGCTCGCTGCCCGGGCGGGTCGCCGCGTACCGGGGCGGATATCTGCCCGAGGAGCGCCGTGCCCTGGAACGCGCGCTGCACAGCGGTGACCTCCTCGGTCTGGCCGCCACCACCGCGCTCGAACTGGGCGTGGACGTCTCCGGGCTGGATGCCGTGGTCATCGCCGGCTATCCGGGCACCCGGGCGTCGCTGTGGCAGCAGGCGGGCCGGGCGGGCCGCTCCGGGCAGGGCGCCCTCGCCGTGCTCGTGGCCCGCGACGACCCGCTGGACACCTACCTCGTGCACCACCCCGAGGCGCTCTTCGACCAGCCCGTCGAGTCCACCGTCCTCGACCCCGACAACCCGTACGTGCTCGCCCCTCATCTGTGCGCGGCCGCCTCCGAACTCCCGCTCACCGAAGCCGACTTCGCGCTCTTCGGGCCCGCGGCCGCCGGACTGATGCCGCAGCTGGAGGCCGCGAACCTGCTGCGCCGGCGTGCCAGGGCCTGGCACTGGACGCGCCGCGAGCGGGCCGCCGACCTCACCGACATCCGCGGCCAGGGCGGCTCGCCGGTGCAGGTAGTGGAGGAGGGAACCGGGCGGCTGCTGGGCACCGTGGACGCCGCCGCCGCGCACACCGCCGTCCACGACGGCGCGGTCCACCTTCACCAGGGCCGTACCTATCTCGTCCGGCACCTCGACCTGGCCGACAGCGTGGCGCTCGTCGAAGAGGCCCACCCGCCCTATTCCACGACCGCCCGCGACACCACCGCCATCGCCGTCCTCGAGACCGACACCGAGATCCCGTGGGGGGACGGCCGGCTGTGCTTCGGATCCGTGGAGGTCACCCATCAGGTCGTCTCCTTCCTGCGCCGCAAACTGATCACCGGCGAGGTCCTGGGCGAGACCAAGCTCGATCTGCCGCCCCGTACGCTGCGCACCCGTGCGGTGTGGTGGACGGTCACCGAGGACCAGCTCGACGCCGCCCGCGTCAATCCCGAGCAGCTGGGCGGCGCGCTGCACGCCGCGGAACACGCCTCCATCGGCATGCTGCCGCTCTTCGCCACCTGTGACCGCTGGGACATCGGCGGCGTCTCGGTGCCGCTTCACCCGGACACCCTGCTGCCGACCGTTTTCGTCTACGACGGCCATCCCGGCGGCGCCGGATTCGCCGAGCGCGCCTTCCACACGGCCGCCGACTGGCTCACCGCCACCCGCGACGCCATCGCCTCCTGCGAATGCGAGGCCGGCTGCCCTTCCTGCATCCAGTCCCCCAAGTGCGGCAACGGCAACGACCCGCTCCACAAACGGGGAGCCATCCGGTTGCTGGGGGAACTGTTGCGGGGTGTGCCGGAGCAGGCCTAG
- a CDS encoding TadE family type IV pilus minor pilin → MSSSDSRYPCLRAPCPRASCLKTPCLRGLGSTAGGVPRGARDAGFVTAETAVVLPVLVAVVAALIWGLMAVCARIECVDAARAGARAAARSEPRAAVLSAARGAAPRGARVELAREGDLVRVRVEADLPGVGQLTVQVGGEAVALAEETVRR, encoded by the coding sequence ATGTCCAGTTCTGACAGCCGGTATCCGTGCCTCCGGGCTCCGTGCCCCAGGGCCTCGTGCCTCAAGACCCCGTGTCTCCGAGGCCTGGGTTCCACGGCCGGGGGCGTCCCGCGCGGCGCTCGTGACGCCGGATTCGTGACGGCGGAGACCGCTGTGGTCCTGCCCGTGCTGGTGGCGGTGGTGGCCGCGCTCATCTGGGGGCTGATGGCGGTCTGCGCCCGTATCGAGTGCGTGGATGCCGCGCGGGCCGGGGCGCGGGCCGCCGCGCGGTCGGAACCGCGGGCGGCGGTCCTCTCGGCGGCTCGGGGCGCGGCTCCGAGGGGCGCGCGGGTCGAACTGGCGCGGGAGGGCGACCTGGTGCGCGTACGGGTCGAGGCGGACCTGCCCGGTGTGGGGCAGCTGACCGTGCAGGTCGGAGGGGAGGCGGTGGCTCTTGCGGAGGAGACGGTGCGGCGATGA
- a CDS encoding DUF4244 domain-containing protein encodes MFRGGSFRRWWAELRALGADDRGMTTAEYAVGTLAACALAAVLYKVVTSGPMKALLQSVLERAINVQF; translated from the coding sequence ATGTTTCGAGGTGGAAGTTTTCGACGGTGGTGGGCGGAGCTGCGTGCGCTCGGGGCCGACGACCGGGGGATGACCACGGCGGAGTACGCCGTGGGAACGCTTGCGGCATGCGCCTTGGCGGCGGTGCTCTACAAGGTGGTGACGAGCGGGCCGATGAAGGCGCTGCTCCAGTCGGTGCTGGAGCGAGCGATCAATGTCCAGTTCTGA
- a CDS encoding type II secretion system F family protein yields the protein MSQEVVHRVGMAVAAMAAVLCAVTLVREVRRGRAVRRRVSVMWAAGPGRCGGPGAPHKQFARLRLRRRGRTSSTEDGTPRNGLLKEWAGPLGAAAFMVILIGGVTGVLAGFAVGYGAHRRLARQRDAEAARSADAEVRAALAPAGDLLAACLAAGAGPRESAEAVGRSLDGPVAERLRQVAAELRLGGEPAVVWPRLAALPGAEGLARCMERAGISGVPAVESATRVAAELRAEQARAATARARRAGVLVTLPLSACFLPAFLALGVAPVLIGLAGGLLGRN from the coding sequence GTGAGCCAGGAAGTTGTCCACAGGGTGGGGATGGCGGTTGCCGCCATGGCGGCGGTGCTGTGCGCCGTGACCCTGGTGCGGGAGGTGCGCCGTGGGCGTGCCGTGCGGAGGCGGGTGTCGGTGATGTGGGCCGCCGGCCCGGGCCGATGCGGCGGGCCCGGCGCCCCGCACAAGCAGTTCGCCCGGCTCCGGCTCCGGCGCCGCGGTCGAACGTCGAGCACGGAGGACGGCACCCCACGGAACGGCCTGTTGAAGGAGTGGGCCGGGCCTCTCGGAGCGGCCGCATTCATGGTCATCCTCATCGGTGGCGTCACGGGCGTCCTGGCGGGATTCGCCGTGGGATACGGGGCACATCGCAGGCTGGCGCGGCAACGGGACGCGGAGGCGGCCCGGTCGGCGGACGCGGAGGTGCGAGCGGCGCTGGCACCGGCGGGCGACCTGCTGGCGGCCTGCCTCGCGGCGGGGGCCGGGCCGCGGGAGTCGGCCGAGGCGGTGGGCCGGTCGCTCGACGGGCCGGTTGCCGAGCGGCTGCGCCAGGTGGCGGCAGAACTGCGCCTGGGCGGTGAACCCGCGGTCGTATGGCCTCGGCTGGCCGCTCTTCCCGGCGCCGAAGGGCTGGCGCGCTGTATGGAGCGCGCCGGGATATCCGGGGTGCCCGCCGTCGAGTCGGCAACCCGGGTCGCCGCCGAACTCCGTGCGGAGCAGGCGCGAGCGGCGACCGCACGGGCCCGGCGGGCCGGGGTGCTGGTCACTCTGCCGCTGTCGGCGTGCTTTCTGCCCGCGTTTTTGGCACTCGGAGTCGCGCCGGTGCTGATCGGGCTGGCCGGCGGCCTCCTGGGGCGTAACTGA